In the Bacillus sp. HSf4 genome, AATGATTATATTAAACGGATGAATGCATCAGAAGAAGCAAAACAGCCGGAGCTTCCATACATTATTGTGATTGTGGACGAGCTTGCCGATTTGATGATGGTCGCTTCCTCCGATGTTGAAGACTCCATCACAAGGCTGTCGCAGATGGCCCGCGCTGCCGGAATTCATCTGATCATTGCGACGCAGCGTCCGTCAGTCGATGTCATCACCGGTGTCATTAAAGCCAATATTCCGTCAAGGATTGCCTTTAGCGTTTCTTCGCAGACAGACTCGAGAACGATTTTGGATATGGGAGGAGCTGAGAAGCTTCTCGGAAGAGGGGACATGCTGTTTCTGCCTGTCGGAGCCAACAAGCCGCTTCGCGTACAAGGGGCCTTCTTATCCGATGAAGAGGTCGAAAAAGTCGTTGACCATGTCATTACACAGCAAAAAGCTCAATACCAGGAGGAAATGATTCCTGAAGAAACGTCAGAGACGCTCAGCGAAGTGACGGACGATCTTTACGATGAAGCGGTCGCTCTTGTCGTCAGCATGCAGACGGCATCGGTCTCCATGCTGCAAAGAAGATTCCGCATCGGCTACACACGGGCCGCCCGGCTGATTGACGCGATGGAGGAAAGGGGAGTCGTTGGTCCTTATGAAGGATCAAAGCCCCGGGAAGTCCTCATGTCTAAAGAACAATATGAAGAGCTCTCTTCCTAGGTGGAAGAGAGCTCTGTTTAAAATAAAAACATTATGTAAACTAGTGCATGATAAAACGTCTATTTATTTATTTGACAAAACATGATATAGTTATCCTCAATTAAAGGTATTTTGAATCTGATCTGGTCAGACGGAGGGAAAACATGTCGATTAAAGCTGACAATCAACATTTATGTCTAAAAGTGATTGATCGGATAAAAGATGATATTCAAAATGGCGTCTACCGCGAAAATGAACAGCTCCCCTCTGAATTCGAGCTGTCTAAAATGTTGGGCGTCACGAGAGCGGCTCTCAAAGAAGCGCTCAGAATCCTCGAAGAAGAAAACGTCCTCATCAGAAGGCATGGCGTCGGCACTTTTGTGAACGCCAAACCTTTGTTTCTCTCAGGTATTGAGCAGCTGAACAGCGTGACGAAAATGATCGAACAGGCAAACATGACACCCGGAACCATTTTTATGTCCTCACAGGTGACAGACCCGACGGAAGAAGATATGCTCTGCTTTCAGCACCCTGAAGATAGCGACATATTTTTGCTTGAGCGGGTGAGAACGGCAAATGGATCACCTGTTGTCTACTGTCTAGATAAAATTCCGACGTCGATTTTGCCGAAAGGCTTTTCACATGAACAGGAATCGATGTTTGAATGGCTGGAGAACAAATCGGGAGCAGTCATCAGCTATGCGGTTGCCGACATTGTGCCAATCGGCTACCATGATACGGTCTCGCAAATCCTTGAGTGTGATCCGGAAACCGCTCTTTTATTGTTGAAGCAGATTCATTATGATCAAAATGACAGGCCGGTACTATATTCATTAAACTATTTCAGGGCTGATAAATTCAGGTTTCACGTCGTCAGAAAACGTTTTTGAT is a window encoding:
- a CDS encoding GntR family transcriptional regulator codes for the protein MSIKADNQHLCLKVIDRIKDDIQNGVYRENEQLPSEFELSKMLGVTRAALKEALRILEEENVLIRRHGVGTFVNAKPLFLSGIEQLNSVTKMIEQANMTPGTIFMSSQVTDPTEEDMLCFQHPEDSDIFLLERVRTANGSPVVYCLDKIPTSILPKGFSHEQESMFEWLENKSGAVISYAVADIVPIGYHDTVSQILECDPETALLLLKQIHYDQNDRPVLYSLNYFRADKFRFHVVRKRF